Genomic segment of Sphingopyxis lindanitolerans:
TGCGCCACAACTCGTCGCGGAGTGGGCGGCGTTAACTTGACTCTGTTGCGGCGCACAATAAGTGCCGCCCACCCATAACGCGTAGGTCGTTCCGTGGGTTCCTGTGGCTTGCCGCCGGAGCTCAGCCAAATGGTTCGGACACGCAGTCGGATGATGGCCGCAGGCGGCATCGAGCCCTATTCAGCTCGCCCGCCTGTCTTTGAAGTTTCGGTCCATCAGCCGCCCTTTTGACGGATTTTATGAGTCGCATTTTGAACGCCGCCAGCGTGGCCGCCGTCGGCATGACGGCCACCGCGATGCTGCTGCTGGCCGAACCGGGCTTCGCGAACGATTTTGCGACCAGCGCGAATCTTCCCGCCATCACCCTGCCGGGCGCCGATGCGCCGCAGAGCGACCAGGCGGATCTGTCGACCGCGGCGACTCAGCCCGTCGATACGACTTCCGACACGACAGACACCGACGCGGAATCGACCGACGAACCGAAACCGGCGCCGCTCGATATCGATTCGCTCGCCGAACTCGTCGCCGCGACGCCGCGGCCGGCCGAGATCGATTCCGAGCTGCGCTGCCTGGCCGGCGCGGTCTATTTCGAATCGCGCGGCGAATCGCTCGCGGGGCAGCTCGCCGTCGCGCATGTCGTGCTCAACCGCGCCAAGTCGGGCCGCTTTCCCAAGAGCCTGTGCGGCGTCGTCCGCCAACCGAGCCAGTTCAGCTTCGTGCGTCGCGGCAAGATGCCCGCGGTGCGTGCGGGCGCCCAGTGGAACAACGCCGTCGCCATCGCCCAGATCGCGCGCGACGACAGCTGGAAGAATCAGGCGCCGGGCGCGCTCTTCTTTCACGCGCGCTATGTCTCGCCGGGCTGGCGCAAGACGCGCATCGCCGCGATCGACAATCATATCTTCTATCGCTGAGGCGGCGGGAGCGGGCGCGGGGCCGATCGCGCATCGCGTTCATTGCCAAGCCATTATTCGTGGCGCATGAAGGCGCCATGATGCGTCCTCTCTCTGTCGCCCTGCTTGCCGCAGCGGCGCTCGCACTCGGCGGCTGCGCCACCGCGGTCCCGCCGGTCGAAGTCACCCGCTTCCACAATGTTGTTCCCGGCTGGGCGCCTGGCACGCGCTACGCCATCGCGACCGCGCCGCTCGACGCGCCCGGGGCCGCGATGCCGTCGATCGAATGGAATAGCTACCGCACCGCGGTCGACCAGCAGCTTCAGCGCCTGGGCCTCGTCGCGGCGGGAACCGGCGAGCGGGCGCCGCTCCTCGTCCGTGTCGCCTTTGACCGCAGCGAACAAGCCAACGCGCCGCGCCGTTCGCCGGTTTCGGTCGGGGTCGGCGGCGGGACGGGCAGCTATGGCTCGGGAGTGGGTCTTGGCGTCGGCATCAACCTCGGCGGCGGACCGAAGCGGATGGCCGATCTCCAGCTTTCGGTGCGCATCGACGATGCCGCGACCGGCCAGGCCGTCTGGGAAGGCCGCGCGCTGACCGCGGTTCCGGTCAAGGCACCGGCCGCGCAGCCCTCGCTGGCTGCGGCAAAATTGGCCGAAGCCTTATTCAAGGACTTTCCTGGCGAATCCGGACGCACTATCAGCGTCCCATGACTATCAGCATCAACGCCGCGTTCGACAGCGGCAATATCGTCGTGGACAGCGTCGAGGGCAATTCGGCGCGTCTTTCCATCCGCAAGGATCGCGAGTCCGATTTCTATCAATGGTTCCATTTTCGTGTGGCCTGCACGGTCGGCGACGCGATCGACCTTGCGATCACCGGGCTTGCGGGCTCGGCCTATCCCGACGGCTGGTCGGGCTATGCGGTCTGCGCCAGCCACGACCGCGACCATTGGTTCCGCCTCGACACCAGCTATGATGCCGCCACCGGCACGCTCACCGTCCAGCACACCGCCGAAAGCCCGCTCCTCTGGCTCGCCTATTTCGCGCCTTATTCGATGGAGCGGCACCATGACCTGATCGCTTCGGTCGCCGAATGCGAAGGCGTCACGCACCGCTGCCTCGGCATCAGCCTCGAAGGCCAGCCGATCGACTGCCTCGAAATGGGCACCGGCGGCACGCAGGTCTGGCTCTATGCGCGCCAGCATCCCGGCGAAACGATGGCCGAATGGTGGATGGAGGGCGCGCTCGAAAAACTCACCGATCCCGCCGATCCGCACGCGCGGTCGCTGCGGCGCAAATGCCGCTTTCATATCGTCCCGAACATGAATCCCGACGGGTCGCGGCGCGGCCATTTGCGGACCAACTATGCCGGGGTGAACCTCAACCGCGAATGGGACAATCCGACGCTCGAGCGCAGCCCCGAAGTGTTGTGCGTGCGCGGCGCGATGGACGAAAGCGGCGTCGACTGGGCGATGGACATCCATGGCGACGAAGCGATCCCCGCGGTCTTCACCGCCGGGTTCGAGGGCATCCCGTCGCTGAAGGACGAGCAGACCGCGAAATATCGGGCGTTCCAGGCGGCGCTCGCCGCGAACACCCCCGATTTCCAGGTCGCGCTCGGCTATGAGCTGTCGGCGCCCGGCAAGGCGAACCTCAGCATGTCGACGACCCAGCTCGCCGAACGTTTTGGTGCGGTGTCGATGACGCTCGAAATGCCGTTCAAGGACAATCGCGACCTGCCCGACCCGGTGCAGGGCTGGTCGCCCGAACGCTCGAAACTGCTCGCGCACGCCTGTCTCGCGACGCTCGACCAGATGCTGTGACGAAAAACGGGGTTCGGGAGAGGGACCGAACCCCGTTCTTCATGCCCCGAAGGGCAAAGCACACAGGCCATGGCGGCCTGCTTGTCTTCGATCATCGCCTGTCCCTTTCCATCTGGTAACCCTGGAAACCATTTCAAGGGGGCGTTGGCGTTCGGGCAAAACTGGCGCTATGGCGCGGCGAATCCCCTCCAGCCGAAGGACCGCAAATGCCGCAGCTCATCCTCATCCGCCACGGCCAGTCGCAATGGAATCTCGAAAACCGCTTTACCGGCTGGTGGGATGTCGACGTCACCGAAAAGGGCGCGGCCGAGGCCTGGGGGGCGGGCGAGCTGATGAAGGCAAAGGGCATCGCCCCCGACGCCTGCTTCACCTCGGTCCAGACGCGCGCGATCAAGACGCTCAACCTCGCGCTCGAGGCGATGGGGCGTTTGTGGCTGCCGGTGACCAAGGACTGGCGCCTCAACGAGCGGCATTATGGCGGCCTCACCGGGCTCGACAAGGCCGAGACCGCGGCGAAGCATGGCGAGAGCCAGGTGAAGATCTGGCGCCGCAGCTTCGACATTCCGCCGCCGCCGCTGGCCGCCGATTCGCCTTGGGACCTGTCGTCCGACCCGCGCTACGCGGGCATCGCCATCCCATCGGCCGAAAGCCTGAAGGACACGATCGCGCGGGTGCTGCCCTATTATGACAGTGCGATCGCGCCCGAACTCAAGGCCGGCAAGAGGGTGCTGATCTCGGCGCACGGCAACAGCCTGCGCGCGCTCGTCAAGCATCTGTCGGGGATTTCGGACGCCGACATCACGGGGCTGGAGATTCCGACCGGCCAGCCGATCGTCTATGAATTGAACGACGATCTGACGGCGCGCGAGCGCTATTATCTGAGCGAGCGGTAATTCACTCGCCATGGCGAGGTGTTTGGTGCGACGTCAGTCGCGCAGCAGCTCGTTGATCCCGGTCTTGGCGCGGGTCTTGGCATCGACGCGCTTGACGATCACCGCGCAATAGAGCGACGGTCCCGGCGTCCCGTCGGGGAGCGGCTTGCCCGGCAGCGATCCGGGGACGACGACCGCATAGGGCGGCACTTCGCCGATGAAGATTTCGCCGGTCGCGCGGTCGACGATCTTGGTCGAGGCGCCGAGATAGACGCCCATCGACAGCACCGCGCCCTCGCGCACGATCACCCCCTCGGCGACTTCCGCGCGCGCGCCGATGAAGGCGCCGTCCTCGATCACCACCGGACCGGCCTGCAACGGTTCGAGCACGCCGCCGATCCCGGCGCCGCCCGACAGGTGGACATTCGCGCCGATCTGCGCGCAGCTTCCGACGGTGGCCCAGGCATCGACCATCGACCCCTCGCCGACATAGGCGCCGATGTTGACGAAGCTCGGCATCAGCACCGCGCCCTTGCTGATATAGGCGCCGCGGCGGACGATCGATCCGGGCACCGCCCGAAAGCCCGCATCGCGGAAGCGATTCGCCCCCCAGCCGGCGAATTTCGACGGCACCTTGTCCCACCAGGTCGCGCCGCCGGGTCCGCCCTCGATGATCTCCATGTCGTTGAGACGGAAAGAGAGCAGCACCGCTTTCTTGAGCCATTGGTGGACCTGCCACATTCCGTCCGCATCGCGCGTCGCGACGCGAAAGCTGCCGTCGTCGAGCCCGGCGATCGCGGACTCGACCGTGTCGCGCACCGCGCCCGTCGTGGCCGGCCCCAGCGTGTCGCGGGCGTCCCAGGCGGCTTCGATCGTGGCTTTGAGGTCGGCGCTCATGAAATTCCCCAGGGTAAAGGCAGGTTGTCGAGCCAGTCCGCGATGTCGCTCACATGGAAATCGACATGGCCCGGCCGGTGGTCGCGATGGCCGCTTTCGCTGCCATTGTCCAGCCACACGGTCGTCATGCCGAGCGCTTTGGCGGGGGTCAGGTTGCGCGCCATATCCTCGACGAACAGGCTTTTCGCCGGGTCGATGCCGAGATGGTCGATCATCGCCGCATAAGCCGCGGGATCGGGCTTGGGCGTATAGCGCGTGACGCGGATGTCGCAGATGCCGTCGAACAGGTCGGCGATCCCGCGCGCCGCGAGCACGCGCGCGGCATAATCGGCGTCGGCGTTGGTGAAGATCAGCCTGCGACCGGGCAGCCGCTCGAGTCCGCTGCGCAGCCGCGCATCGATACTCAGCCGGTCGAGCGCGATGTCGTGGACATCGACGAGGAAGGTTTCGGGCTCGACCCCGTGGTGCCGCATCAGCCCCGCCATCGTCGTGCCATGATCGTGGAAATATTGCTTCTGCACCCGCCGCGCCTCGACCGCATCGACATCGAGCAGGCGCATGATGAAGGCGCC
This window contains:
- a CDS encoding cell wall hydrolase → MSRILNAASVAAVGMTATAMLLLAEPGFANDFATSANLPAITLPGADAPQSDQADLSTAATQPVDTTSDTTDTDAESTDEPKPAPLDIDSLAELVAATPRPAEIDSELRCLAGAVYFESRGESLAGQLAVAHVVLNRAKSGRFPKSLCGVVRQPSQFSFVRRGKMPAVRAGAQWNNAVAIAQIARDDSWKNQAPGALFFHARYVSPGWRKTRIAAIDNHIFYR
- a CDS encoding DUF4136 domain-containing protein, with the protein product MRPLSVALLAAAALALGGCATAVPPVEVTRFHNVVPGWAPGTRYAIATAPLDAPGAAMPSIEWNSYRTAVDQQLQRLGLVAAGTGERAPLLVRVAFDRSEQANAPRRSPVSVGVGGGTGSYGSGVGLGVGINLGGGPKRMADLQLSVRIDDAATGQAVWEGRALTAVPVKAPAAQPSLAAAKLAEALFKDFPGESGRTISVP
- a CDS encoding M14 family metallopeptidase; amino-acid sequence: MTISINAAFDSGNIVVDSVEGNSARLSIRKDRESDFYQWFHFRVACTVGDAIDLAITGLAGSAYPDGWSGYAVCASHDRDHWFRLDTSYDAATGTLTVQHTAESPLLWLAYFAPYSMERHHDLIASVAECEGVTHRCLGISLEGQPIDCLEMGTGGTQVWLYARQHPGETMAEWWMEGALEKLTDPADPHARSLRRKCRFHIVPNMNPDGSRRGHLRTNYAGVNLNREWDNPTLERSPEVLCVRGAMDESGVDWAMDIHGDEAIPAVFTAGFEGIPSLKDEQTAKYRAFQAALAANTPDFQVALGYELSAPGKANLSMSTTQLAERFGAVSMTLEMPFKDNRDLPDPVQGWSPERSKLLAHACLATLDQML
- the gpmA gene encoding 2,3-diphosphoglycerate-dependent phosphoglycerate mutase, translating into MPQLILIRHGQSQWNLENRFTGWWDVDVTEKGAAEAWGAGELMKAKGIAPDACFTSVQTRAIKTLNLALEAMGRLWLPVTKDWRLNERHYGGLTGLDKAETAAKHGESQVKIWRRSFDIPPPPLAADSPWDLSSDPRYAGIAIPSAESLKDTIARVLPYYDSAIAPELKAGKRVLISAHGNSLRALVKHLSGISDADITGLEIPTGQPIVYELNDDLTARERYYLSER
- the dapD gene encoding 2,3,4,5-tetrahydropyridine-2,6-dicarboxylate N-succinyltransferase, producing the protein MSADLKATIEAAWDARDTLGPATTGAVRDTVESAIAGLDDGSFRVATRDADGMWQVHQWLKKAVLLSFRLNDMEIIEGGPGGATWWDKVPSKFAGWGANRFRDAGFRAVPGSIVRRGAYISKGAVLMPSFVNIGAYVGEGSMVDAWATVGSCAQIGANVHLSGGAGIGGVLEPLQAGPVVIEDGAFIGARAEVAEGVIVREGAVLSMGVYLGASTKIVDRATGEIFIGEVPPYAVVVPGSLPGKPLPDGTPGPSLYCAVIVKRVDAKTRAKTGINELLRD
- a CDS encoding pyrimidine 5'-nucleotidase — protein: MTVPIDHIDNWIFDLDNTLYPPSAKLFDLIDARMGAFIMRLLDVDAVEARRVQKQYFHDHGTTMAGLMRHHGVEPETFLVDVHDIALDRLSIDARLRSGLERLPGRRLIFTNADADYAARVLAARGIADLFDGICDIRVTRYTPKPDPAAYAAMIDHLGIDPAKSLFVEDMARNLTPAKALGMTTVWLDNGSESGHRDHRPGHVDFHVSDIADWLDNLPLPWGIS